In Thermus islandicus DSM 21543, a genomic segment contains:
- a CDS encoding TRAP transporter small permease subunit, which translates to MKALLRLSELIDALNERVGVLVTWLVLLVTLLSAANAVVRYAFRYSSNAYLEAQWYLFALIFLWGAGWTLKHNGHVRVDVLYGRLSKRAQLWIDLLGTLFFLLPMVGLVLWLSWPIVMESLRIREMSPDAGGLPRWPIKLAVPIGLVLLALQGLSELIKRLAALTGHLELAAEAQEEVV; encoded by the coding sequence ATGAAGGCGCTTCTTAGGCTATCGGAGCTCATAGACGCCCTCAACGAGCGGGTTGGGGTCTTGGTCACCTGGCTCGTCCTGCTGGTGACCCTTCTGAGCGCGGCCAACGCTGTGGTCCGCTACGCCTTCCGCTACAGTTCCAACGCCTACCTCGAGGCCCAGTGGTACCTCTTCGCCCTCATCTTCCTCTGGGGGGCGGGTTGGACCCTGAAGCACAACGGCCACGTGCGGGTGGACGTCCTCTACGGCAGGCTCTCCAAGAGGGCGCAGCTTTGGATAGACCTCCTGGGCACCCTCTTCTTCCTGCTCCCCATGGTGGGTCTTGTCCTGTGGCTCTCCTGGCCCATCGTGATGGAGTCCCTGAGGATCCGGGAGATGTCGCCCGACGCAGGAGGCCTTCCCCGCTGGCCCATCAAGCTGGCCGTCCCCATCGGGCTGGTCCTCCTCGCCCTCCAGGGCCTTTCGGAGCTCATCAAGCGCCTCGCGGCCCTGACGGGGCACCTGGAGCTTGCCGCCGAGGCCCAAGAGGAGGTGGTCTGA
- a CDS encoding MFS transporter: protein MLPLLLAWLHTVNDLFGNFLTPLLPKLMAHFGVGLGTVGLLVSVYSLTGSLLQPFAGLVADRLDRRLLAALGPVLVALGMGSLGLWPRFEALLLVLGLAGLGSALFHASGASLVGEFAPRERKGFWLSFFGSAGYLGLSLGPIVALATAGAFGLTGLLWLTPLALLPALLLLRLPPVRRQERPASLRDFRRVFRGDVARLWGMATLRSLVFMSFSTTLPYWYAQRGIPDAYTALSLSAYSFSATLGAFLGGTLSDRMGRKAVLVGTLTFGLPLYLALLLFPPENPLYLVLLGVTGALMNAGIPVAVALAQELEPRQTATVSGLLMGFTWGFAGLFYAPIGHLVEAYGVIPVLLALGGLILPAWLLARSVGEPRKMGA, encoded by the coding sequence GTGCTGCCCCTCCTCCTGGCCTGGCTCCACACGGTCAACGACCTCTTCGGGAACTTCCTCACCCCCCTGCTGCCCAAGCTCATGGCCCACTTCGGGGTGGGCCTGGGGACGGTGGGGCTTTTGGTGTCGGTCTACTCCCTCACGGGAAGCCTCCTCCAGCCCTTCGCCGGGCTCGTGGCCGACCGCCTGGACCGCAGGCTCCTGGCGGCCTTGGGCCCGGTCTTGGTGGCCTTGGGCATGGGGTCCTTGGGCCTCTGGCCCCGCTTTGAGGCCCTCCTCCTGGTGCTGGGCCTGGCGGGCCTGGGCTCGGCCCTCTTCCACGCCTCGGGAGCGAGCCTGGTGGGGGAGTTCGCCCCCCGGGAGAGGAAGGGCTTCTGGCTCTCCTTCTTCGGCTCCGCGGGCTACCTGGGGCTTTCCCTAGGGCCCATCGTGGCCCTGGCCACTGCGGGGGCCTTCGGGCTCACGGGCCTTCTCTGGCTCACCCCCCTGGCCCTTCTGCCGGCCCTCCTCCTCCTCCGCCTGCCCCCGGTAAGGCGGCAGGAAAGGCCGGCCAGCCTTCGCGACTTTCGGCGGGTCTTCCGGGGGGACGTGGCCCGGCTTTGGGGCATGGCCACCCTGCGGAGCCTGGTCTTCATGAGCTTCTCCACCACCCTGCCCTACTGGTACGCCCAGCGGGGCATCCCCGACGCCTACACCGCCCTCTCCCTTTCCGCCTACAGCTTCTCCGCCACCCTGGGGGCCTTCCTCGGGGGCACCCTCTCGGACCGAATGGGGCGGAAGGCCGTTCTGGTGGGCACCCTCACCTTCGGCCTCCCCCTTTACCTCGCCCTCCTCCTCTTCCCCCCGGAAAACCCCCTCTACCTGGTCCTCCTGGGGGTCACCGGGGCCCTGATGAACGCGGGCATCCCCGTGGCCGTGGCCCTGGCCCAGGAGCTCGAGCCCCGCCAGACCGCCACGGTCTCGGGCCTCCTCATGGGCTTCACCTGGGGGTTCGCCGGGCTCTTCTACGCCCCCATCGGCCACCTCGTGGAGGCCTACGGGGTCATCCCGGTCCTCCTGGCCCTGGGGGGCCTGATCCTCCCCGCCTGGCTCCTGGCCCGGTCTGTGGGGGAACCCCGTAAGATGGGGGCATGA
- a CDS encoding peptidylprolyl isomerase, translating to MFGINRRVVTILFGLLALAFVVGAILLFTPQAGQQARGKPVLWVNGKAVYELDLLRLQGNDPLYAANPQGLLKSLVDTHFLEQVILTEALKQDAARIRVGSAEVRKEVDRIREQFGLKDKKAYEQFLNQVGYTDAELRAELKSQLQIQKRLEQVRASAKPTAEEVAFYFEVHRDKYKGEARVKARQIVVDDKKQAEEVLAKAKAGEDFAALAKQYSKVGADQGGALGAPPGEAQPRPVTKVVFPDKVAEAVFALKGPGLVGPVEAGGRYYLVRVEEYLPAQAPTFEEVKDQVTKDAQEAKGNGALEAYLEELRKKAQVRWAENLPYTYKNPVVAKVNGKEILLAQVLQPVFSNQQTAALIQQGLGELAVQFFLPQALENLVDRELLVEAARKSGKPFIGPKEEIAQAYLLYATRDVTATEEEARRFYAENPALFAVPASAEVVGVVFKAEAKAKAFREAALRGGDLQALAKAQEGSVTEYGTVNPNQLPAVLDRLVFKVKESFPKGPLGEVSEVVKLEDGTFAVLLIKNRKPEELKPYEQVKEQALQGVVGRKRQERAQALIQALRKEAKVENRLNQVLAELTPKPKPKEEAPAKP from the coding sequence GTGTTCGGCATCAACAGGCGAGTGGTAACCATCCTCTTCGGCCTCTTAGCCCTGGCCTTCGTGGTGGGGGCCATCCTCCTCTTCACCCCTCAGGCGGGACAGCAAGCCAGGGGCAAGCCGGTGCTCTGGGTCAACGGCAAGGCGGTCTACGAGCTGGACCTCCTCAGGCTCCAGGGCAACGATCCCCTCTACGCCGCCAACCCGCAGGGCCTCCTCAAATCCCTGGTGGACACCCATTTCCTGGAGCAGGTGATCCTCACCGAGGCCCTAAAGCAGGACGCGGCCCGCATCCGGGTGGGGAGCGCCGAGGTGCGCAAGGAGGTGGACCGCATCCGGGAGCAGTTCGGCCTCAAGGACAAGAAGGCCTACGAGCAGTTCCTGAACCAGGTGGGGTACACCGACGCCGAGCTCCGGGCCGAGCTTAAGTCCCAGCTCCAGATCCAAAAGCGGCTGGAGCAGGTTCGCGCCTCCGCCAAGCCCACGGCGGAGGAGGTGGCCTTCTACTTTGAGGTGCACCGGGACAAGTACAAGGGCGAGGCCCGGGTCAAGGCCCGTCAGATCGTGGTGGACGACAAAAAGCAGGCGGAGGAGGTGCTGGCCAAGGCCAAGGCCGGGGAGGACTTCGCCGCCTTGGCCAAGCAGTACTCCAAGGTGGGGGCGGACCAGGGAGGGGCCCTGGGCGCCCCTCCCGGGGAGGCCCAGCCCCGGCCCGTGACCAAGGTGGTCTTCCCCGACAAGGTGGCCGAGGCGGTCTTCGCCCTAAAGGGGCCGGGCCTGGTGGGGCCGGTGGAGGCCGGGGGGCGCTATTACCTGGTCCGGGTGGAGGAGTACCTCCCGGCCCAGGCCCCCACCTTTGAGGAGGTGAAGGACCAGGTGACCAAGGATGCCCAAGAGGCCAAGGGCAACGGCGCCCTCGAGGCCTACCTGGAAGAGCTTCGCAAGAAAGCCCAGGTGCGCTGGGCCGAGAACCTCCCCTACACCTACAAAAACCCGGTGGTGGCCAAGGTGAACGGGAAGGAGATCCTCCTCGCCCAGGTGCTCCAGCCCGTCTTCTCCAACCAGCAGACGGCGGCCCTCATCCAGCAGGGGCTGGGGGAGCTCGCCGTGCAGTTCTTCCTGCCGCAGGCCCTGGAGAACCTCGTGGACCGGGAGCTCCTGGTGGAGGCGGCTAGGAAGAGCGGCAAGCCCTTCATCGGCCCCAAGGAGGAGATCGCCCAGGCCTACCTCCTCTACGCCACCCGGGACGTGACCGCCACCGAGGAGGAGGCCCGCAGGTTCTACGCGGAGAACCCCGCCCTCTTCGCCGTCCCCGCCAGCGCGGAGGTGGTGGGGGTGGTGTTCAAGGCTGAGGCCAAGGCCAAGGCCTTCCGGGAGGCCGCCCTGCGGGGCGGGGACCTTCAGGCCCTGGCCAAGGCCCAGGAGGGGTCGGTGACGGAGTACGGCACCGTGAACCCCAACCAGCTGCCCGCCGTCCTGGACCGGCTGGTCTTCAAGGTGAAGGAGAGCTTTCCCAAAGGCCCCCTGGGGGAGGTAAGCGAGGTGGTGAAGCTCGAGGACGGCACCTTCGCCGTCCTCCTCATCAAGAACCGCAAGCCCGAGGAGCTGAAGCCTTACGAGCAGGTGAAGGAGCAGGCCCTTCAGGGGGTGGTGGGCAGGAAGCGGCAGGAAAGGGCCCAGGCCCTCATCCAGGCCCTGCGCAAAGAGGCCAAGGTGGAAAACCGCCTGAACCAGGTCCTGGCCGAGCTCACCCCCAAGCCGAAGCCCAAGGAGGAGGCTCCCGCTAAGCCCTAG
- a CDS encoding TRAP transporter large permease, producing the protein MSFELMAPLMFLSLVVVLLLGYPVAFSLGAVGLGFALLGMHYGYLNLGLLQNIPLRIFETMQNQLLLAIPFFTFMGLVLERSGMAEDLLDTIGQLFGSVRGGLAYAVIFVGALLAATTGIVAASVIAMGLISLPIMLRYGYSTRLATGVIAASGTLAQIIPPSLVLIVMADQLGVSVGDMYKAAFVPGFILTGLYVLYVLLTTLLNPKAAPALPPEARPFAGYERGALLGLLSYLVLALIPWGLSLLNLPPSPWLDLLLLGVGAAITLFLLWRNPLFARVFRVMIPPLVLIFLVLGTIFLGIATPTEGGAMGAVGALLMALSRRRLNRELLTQALRETAKLTSFVVFILVGSRIFSLVFYGIDGDLWVAELLKNLPGGQLGFLLLVNLFVFFLAFFLDYFEIAFIVLPLLAPAVKAMDINLIYFGVLLGVNLQTSFMHPPFGFALFYLRSVAPKSVSTVDIYWGAVPFILIQLLMVLILLLFPGIVYAFIG; encoded by the coding sequence ATGTCCTTTGAGCTCATGGCGCCCCTGATGTTCCTGAGCCTGGTGGTGGTGCTGCTCCTCGGGTACCCCGTGGCCTTCTCCCTGGGGGCGGTGGGGCTTGGCTTCGCCCTCTTGGGCATGCACTACGGCTATCTCAACCTGGGCCTTTTGCAAAACATCCCCTTACGCATTTTTGAAACCATGCAAAACCAGCTCCTCCTGGCCATCCCCTTCTTCACCTTCATGGGGCTCGTCCTGGAGCGGAGCGGCATGGCCGAGGACCTTCTGGACACCATCGGCCAGCTCTTCGGCTCCGTGCGCGGGGGGCTGGCCTATGCGGTCATCTTCGTGGGGGCCCTCCTCGCCGCCACCACCGGCATCGTGGCGGCGAGCGTGATCGCCATGGGGCTTATCTCCCTGCCCATCATGCTCCGCTACGGCTACTCCACCCGGCTCGCCACGGGGGTCATCGCCGCAAGCGGCACCCTGGCCCAGATCATCCCCCCAAGCCTGGTCCTCATCGTCATGGCCGACCAGCTGGGGGTCTCCGTGGGGGACATGTACAAGGCGGCCTTCGTTCCCGGCTTCATCCTCACGGGGCTTTACGTGCTCTACGTCCTCCTCACCACCCTCCTCAACCCCAAGGCCGCCCCGGCCCTGCCCCCGGAGGCCAGGCCCTTCGCCGGGTACGAGCGGGGGGCTCTCTTGGGGCTTTTGAGCTACCTGGTCCTGGCCCTTATCCCCTGGGGCCTTTCCCTCCTCAACCTTCCCCCAAGCCCCTGGTTGGACCTCCTCCTCCTCGGCGTAGGGGCCGCCATCACCCTCTTCCTCCTCTGGAGGAACCCCCTTTTTGCCCGGGTCTTCCGGGTCATGATCCCGCCTTTGGTCCTGATCTTTTTGGTCCTGGGCACCATCTTCCTGGGGATCGCCACCCCCACGGAAGGCGGGGCCATGGGGGCGGTGGGGGCCCTGCTCATGGCCCTAAGCCGCCGCCGCCTGAACCGCGAGCTCCTCACCCAGGCCCTCCGGGAAACCGCCAAGCTCACCAGCTTCGTGGTCTTCATCCTGGTCGGCTCCCGGATCTTCAGCCTGGTCTTCTACGGCATAGATGGGGACCTCTGGGTGGCCGAGCTCCTCAAGAACCTCCCGGGGGGCCAGCTGGGGTTCCTCCTCCTGGTGAACCTCTTCGTCTTCTTTCTGGCCTTTTTCCTGGACTACTTTGAGATCGCCTTCATCGTCCTCCCCCTCCTGGCCCCGGCGGTCAAGGCCATGGACATCAACCTCATCTACTTCGGCGTGCTCCTTGGGGTCAACCTGCAGACCTCCTTCATGCACCCGCCCTTTGGCTTTGCCCTCTTCTACCTGAGGAGCGTGGCCCCCAAGAGCGTGAGCACCGTGGACATCTACTGGGGGGCCGTCCCCTTCATCCTCATCCAGCTCCTCATGGTCCTGATCCTCCTCCTCTTTCCGGGCATCGTCTACGCCTTTATTGGCTAG